The window CTTGGTGGCGCGGTTTACGAGACTAGCGAAAGgatttatgtaataaattgCCAAGGAATAAAGCGAATTATGCTCGGGAACGTCCAGGTTTATTTCTGGGATTTGAAATTGGGCTGGGTGAATAGAAAAACGACCCTTTTTTCCCTCCAACTTAAAAGAAAGAACCGTGAGCCGGGTTTTATCCCCATTGCGAAAATAAAAAGGGGGTACCGCCGTGTATTTGCGGTTAGGTACCCCACGGCTTACCTCGAAATCCCTTAATTTTATGCGAGCGACCCGTTCGAGTGGAACCTTCCAACCTCGTCGTTTGGAGATTCAATTTACGTAGACAGAATTGGGTCAAATCGTTCGCGGATTTTGTCAAACTGGGAGGGATAGTTTGGGATAGTAACCAACCTCCGATCTAGTTACGGGGAGAATTAagggttatttttttaattaaacgtcCATTTGGGGTGACAGGAGACGTCGGGCTTTCCAGCACCCTTTGTTAAGGCTTAATTAATTGAAaggggaattttaaaaaatggggttgaaaaatctctttgatgttttttttttgtatttccataaacctttatttaatataataagtttattttatatttatatcttaataaatttttgaaaataaatctgCGAAATTAAAGCTGCAATCTCCAAAGAAACGATGGCACGTGCCCTCTGCTTCTCGTCCAATACGATGGGCTGCTAAATACTCATTATCCGCGTGATGATTAATGTCCTCCTTTGTGGTCGAGGgcctaaaaaagaaaagaaaccCAACGAGACAATAAACCTTGCGTCGTAAATCGTAACAAAAGCTCTATTACGTGAACAGGGTGTGCAAAAGTTCGCCCATCAGACTTTGTTTCGTGTTTAGGGGTGTGTCGGCGAGTTCACAAATCGTTCTTAACACGCACGACCTTCCACCAATTCCCttccttaaaaaaatacttaaaataattaataaaatttttttattacttacaatTCGGCAATTTCTGATAAAATGTCGTAGACATCCCATCGTAACATCATTGATCGCTTCTTTCTTCGAGTGTAAATCACCCCGGGATTCGTGTAATCCGTAGCGTTAGTTGGCAGTAAAAAAGAAGCTTTAAGGATGTGGCCGATGGCTATAGCGTAGTCGTCTAAATCGATCGGCAAACCAACACCTAAAATATACTAAAAGAAagtagaaatttaaatttccttctaTTCCTATAAAACGTTGTTTTGCTTTTAGTTTCATCGAAACAAACCGATGTAATTTACGTGCCATAAATTCTGATTTTAATACCGTACGGTGTCGCAAACATGTGCTGCCACTATGTAGGCCGTTTTATACACCCCGAAGAGGAGGAAAGAGAGGAGGAGGAAACTTCGGGGTCCATGCAAAACAGTGGTGGCGTTATGGAGTGTACTACATCCACAACCCGTCCgcgatttcaataaaaatgcgACACGAACCGGTCGATATATCTCTTTGGAAAGCGACACGAGCAAAAGAGGATTCGATGTCGAGAGAAACGCGAGATTGCCCGTGCAAATAAACTCGATCTTGTACTAGGGTTTATTCGCAGAACTGATTGGCAACAATGGGGAAAGGGGAACGTTCTGATCCTCTCGATTCCCTATCGTCAATCTACCATGAGTACCATTTAACTAGAACGTATTTCCAACCACTCGAAAACTTCCGTATCTTCTACTCAAGTTATAACAAACGAAAAGgttttaaaacactttttaatgatttaccTGAAGTTTTGTTACTTTCCCCGGATAAACCAACGCCCTTTTCACCTTCAATGTTTTTCCATTTCCACAATCAACCACAATCAACCCacataataaaagaattaaattcaaCAATGTGTACCTCATTGTTGTAACGAAACGTTTCCTCACAGAACAACCGTTCAAAACGTGGTAAGCGGctaattgttttaatgatGTAGTAGGAATTTCTTAGTGCTGTTAATGAGTATACTAAGAATTGTTtgcttattttattataactaaaacCGTTCGTTAAAACCActaaaaaatccattttttctttgttccaTTTATTTAGTAATGAAAAATGTAAGGATTAACCATGGGGATTTTGTAGGTTGAAAAATAATTCTACACGCTATAACACCGTAGGAATTATTCAAACTGTCAAACTGAGGGTTCAAACACACGCGAAAACCCTCTTTTTTGCGTCAGTTATTTCATCCCCTTGTTTTTAGCCACCAGCTTGTTTCGGTATTCCTCCGGGAAACGCGCCAAACATTTTTAACCAGTTTCAACTAATTTGAAGCAATTCCAACTCGACCCAATCGGAGGAATGACAAAAAATCGGAcagtttgataataaaaataaacgatgAAGGATTCAAGACACTTCATCGGCGttaatttttggtaaaattcaaaaaatcatacttGCCTTAATTGTAGGAAtaagaaaaagatttatatGTTAAAGTACAGCTTAAAatctcttctttaaaatgatgcaTAAGAAGTtatatatttgatatattaatttatgagaaaataatttttgaagaaacatttgtaaagaaaacttggaaaaaaattcaaaaaatcatatctgcttTAATTGTAGgatttataaaatgatttatgtgttaaattaaaggttaaaatcttctctttaaaatgatgtataagaAGTTATATGTTTGatacataaatttatgaaaaaatataattgtaaaGAAAAGTTGGgttatagaattaaattaagcTCAAAAAATCTTATCTGCTTTAATAGTACgatttataaaaagatttatatcttaatttaaagcttaaaatgtcttctttaaaatggtttataagaaattgtatgtttgatatataaaatttggagaaaaaaaaatcattgcaaAAGAAGTTGAGTTGACGAACtaacttaatttcaaaaaaccttATCTTCCTTATTTGTAGGAATTATACAaagatttatatattaaattaaagcttaaaatctcctctttaaaatgatgcaTAAGAAGTTATATGTTTGatacataaatttatgaaaaaatataattgtaaaGAAAAGTTGGgttatagaattaaattaagcTCAAAAAATCTTATCTGCTTTAATAGTACgatttataaaaagatttatatcttaatttaaagcttaaaatgtcttctttaaaatggtgtataagaAATTGTATGtttgatatataaaatttggagaaaaacatttttgaagaaatcattGCAAAAGAAGTTGAGTTGACGAACtaacttaatttcaaaaaaccttATCTTCCTTATTTGTAGGAAttacaaaaagatttatatattaaattaaagcttaaaatctcctctttaaaatgatgtataagaAGTTATATGTTTGatacataaatttatgaaaaaatataatt of the Onthophagus taurus isolate NC chromosome 10, IU_Otau_3.0, whole genome shotgun sequence genome contains:
- the LOC111413658 gene encoding uncharacterized protein translates to MRYTLLNLILLLCGLIVVDCGNGKTLKVKRALVYPGKVTKLQYILGVGLPIDLDDYAIAIGHILKASFLLPTNATDYTNPGVIYTRRKKRSMMLRWDVYDILSEIAELKGIGGRSCVLRTICELADTPLNTKQSLMGELLHTLFTPSTTKEDINHHADNEYLAAHRIGREAEGTCHRFFGDCSFNFADLFSKIY